A section of the Tistrella mobilis genome encodes:
- a CDS encoding penicillin acylase family protein — MAADRMPDDIILAGLDGPAEIRIDGHGLAHLRAGSEADLFLLQGFNAARDRLWQIDLWRKRGLGLLSADFGPGYLAQDRAARLFLYRGDMAAEWAAYGVPGLEGIVAAFTRGINAWIALTEADPGLLAPEFHALGTRPARWAPEDVVRIRSHALVRNLTSEVMRARLLGRARALAREQGRAADDAAALALDLVRRSIAPAHDIRVPDGLDPEDVGARVLDDFLLATAPVSFEPARLAAGLDEAPRWSRVDAEGRVMAVMAAAEGSNNWVVAPGRTATGRALLASDPHRHYALPSLRYAVHLTAPGLDVIGAGEPAIPGISLGHNGHAAFALTIFPADQEDLFVCETAAEDPLLYRHGDGHLPMTAVEETIPVKGCPDQTVTLHFTVHGPVIFRDADRRRAFAVRTVWSEPGAAPYLAGLGCMRARSPEAYARALGHWSVPSTNHVYADIDGRIAWIVGAKLPLRPASDGLLPVPGDGRYDWTGFQDPAGLPREIDPPRGFIATANEMNLPEGPLRACGFGFEWLEPFRADRIKAVLADGPPHDPAAAEALQGDVFSIPAARVCGHLPAPDTAPAGDLQDGLALLTGWDHHLRLKTPAAALFEIWWTHHLRPALLDRMTDDPALRRMLEPGDAETLLDRLDTDPAARACLLPTLAQAVADCRHRFGADPAGWDWGRFHHALFIHPLAEAGIEGFPQLGPLPVGGSGMTVMNTTYRPTDGRLVIGASFRMVIDVGNWDAARFVNGPGQSGDPASPHLADHAEDWARAATLPMPYSRAAVDAATVTTIRLRPQARA, encoded by the coding sequence ATGGCCGCCGATCGCATGCCCGACGATATCATCCTGGCCGGTCTCGACGGCCCTGCCGAGATCCGGATCGATGGCCACGGGCTGGCCCATCTGCGGGCGGGGTCGGAGGCGGATCTGTTTCTGCTGCAGGGGTTCAACGCCGCCCGCGACCGGCTGTGGCAGATCGATCTCTGGCGCAAGCGCGGGCTGGGGCTGCTCTCGGCCGATTTCGGGCCGGGCTATCTGGCGCAGGACCGCGCCGCGCGGCTGTTTCTCTATCGCGGCGACATGGCGGCGGAATGGGCGGCCTATGGGGTTCCGGGGCTGGAGGGGATCGTTGCCGCCTTCACCCGCGGCATCAATGCCTGGATCGCGCTGACCGAGGCCGATCCCGGGCTGCTGGCGCCCGAATTCCACGCGCTGGGCACCCGGCCGGCGCGCTGGGCGCCCGAGGATGTGGTCCGCATCCGCAGCCATGCCCTGGTGCGCAACCTGACATCCGAGGTGATGCGCGCCCGCCTTCTGGGGCGTGCCCGTGCCCTGGCCCGCGAACAGGGCCGGGCGGCCGACGACGCCGCGGCGCTGGCGCTGGACCTCGTCCGCCGCTCGATCGCGCCGGCGCATGACATCCGGGTGCCGGACGGGCTGGACCCCGAGGATGTCGGCGCCCGGGTGCTGGATGATTTCCTGCTCGCCACCGCCCCGGTCAGCTTCGAGCCCGCCCGGCTCGCCGCCGGCCTTGACGAGGCGCCGCGCTGGTCCCGCGTCGATGCCGAAGGGCGGGTGATGGCGGTGATGGCGGCGGCCGAAGGCTCCAACAACTGGGTGGTGGCGCCCGGGCGCACGGCCACCGGCCGGGCCCTGCTCGCCAGCGACCCGCATCGCCATTACGCCCTGCCGTCGTTGCGCTATGCGGTCCACCTCACGGCCCCCGGGCTCGACGTGATCGGGGCGGGAGAGCCCGCCATCCCCGGCATCTCGCTTGGCCATAACGGCCATGCCGCCTTTGCGCTCACCATCTTCCCGGCCGATCAGGAAGATCTGTTCGTCTGCGAAACCGCGGCGGAGGACCCGCTGCTCTACCGCCATGGCGACGGCCATCTGCCGATGACGGCGGTGGAAGAGACCATCCCGGTGAAGGGTTGCCCGGACCAGACGGTCACGCTGCATTTCACCGTCCACGGCCCGGTGATCTTCCGCGATGCGGACCGCCGCCGCGCCTTTGCGGTGCGCACCGTCTGGTCGGAACCCGGGGCGGCCCCCTATCTGGCGGGGCTGGGCTGCATGCGGGCGCGCTCTCCCGAAGCCTATGCCCGGGCGCTCGGCCACTGGTCGGTGCCCTCGACCAACCATGTCTATGCCGATATCGACGGGCGGATCGCCTGGATCGTGGGCGCGAAACTGCCGCTGCGCCCGGCCTCGGACGGGCTGCTGCCGGTGCCGGGCGACGGGCGATACGACTGGACCGGTTTTCAGGATCCGGCCGGCCTGCCGCGCGAGATCGACCCGCCCCGCGGCTTCATCGCCACCGCCAACGAGATGAACCTGCCCGAGGGGCCGTTGCGTGCGTGCGGCTTCGGCTTCGAATGGCTGGAGCCCTTCCGCGCCGACCGGATCAAGGCGGTGCTGGCCGATGGCCCGCCGCACGACCCGGCCGCGGCCGAGGCCCTGCAGGGCGATGTGTTCTCGATCCCGGCGGCGCGGGTCTGCGGCCATCTGCCGGCGCCCGACACGGCACCCGCCGGCGACCTTCAGGACGGCCTGGCCCTGCTTACCGGCTGGGATCATCATCTGCGGCTGAAAACGCCGGCGGCGGCGCTGTTCGAGATCTGGTGGACCCATCATCTGCGCCCGGCCCTGCTCGACCGCATGACCGATGATCCGGCGCTGCGCCGGATGCTGGAGCCGGGCGATGCCGAAACCCTGCTCGACCGGCTGGACACCGACCCGGCGGCCCGCGCCTGCCTGCTGCCGACACTCGCCCAGGCGGTCGCCGATTGCCGCCACCGCTTCGGCGCCGACCCGGCCGGCTGGGATTGGGGGCGGTTCCACCATGCGCTCTTCATCCATCCGCTGGCCGAGGCGGGCATCGAGGGCTTTCCGCAGCTTGGCCCGCTGCCGGTGGGCGGGTCGGGCATGACGGTGATGAACACCACCTATCGCCCGACGGACGGGCGGCTGGTGATCGGCGCATCGTTCCGCATGGTGATCGATGTCGGCAACTGGGATGCGGCGCGCTTCGTCAACGGCCCCGGCCAGTCGGGCGATCCGGCGAGCCCGCATCTGGCCGACCATGCCGAAGACTGGGCCCGCGCCGCCACCCTGCCCATGCCC